In Listeria monocytogenes, the following proteins share a genomic window:
- the secG gene encoding preprotein translocase subunit SecG gives MSTVLTVLLIIVSVLLITVIILQPGKSAGLSGAISGGAEQLFGKQKARGLELILHRTTIVLSVVFFAILIALAYFVQ, from the coding sequence ATGAGTACAGTTTTAACGGTCTTACTCATCATCGTATCAGTACTGTTAATTACAGTTATCATACTTCAACCAGGTAAAAGTGCTGGCTTATCCGGCGCCATCTCTGGTGGAGCTGAGCAATTATTCGGTAAGCAAAAAGCAAGAGGACTAGAACTTATTCTACATCGTACAACCATCGTTCTATCCGTTGTTTTCTTCGCAATACTAATTGCACTGGCATACTTTGTACAGTAA
- a CDS encoding carboxylesterase, which produces MSADRSFTLKAGNRAVLLLHGFAGTTEDVRELGEILAENGYTVHAPNFRGHGDEPAIFLKTTPEMWYEDAVAGYRQLEKDGYNEIAIVGVAMGGVFALKMAESFSPKAIVPLCANVNRKMRYIPIENYLTKQLKKQGIVEQEADQMLKNYLPEIDVMTEARATFYKNVARDIEKIHVPTMIGQGCQDEEIDADNANYIFKHIHTNDKQLCFYAGSGHDIVNDCEKDILEEDLIYFLDDLVWLEEKVV; this is translated from the coding sequence ATGAGTGCGGATCGTAGCTTTACGTTAAAAGCGGGAAATCGTGCTGTTTTGCTCTTGCATGGCTTTGCAGGGACTACAGAAGACGTAAGAGAACTTGGAGAAATTCTAGCAGAAAATGGATACACAGTGCATGCACCAAACTTCAGAGGTCACGGGGATGAACCCGCTATTTTCTTGAAAACAACACCGGAAATGTGGTATGAAGATGCGGTGGCTGGATATCGTCAACTTGAAAAAGACGGATATAATGAAATTGCAATTGTCGGTGTGGCAATGGGCGGAGTTTTTGCGCTTAAAATGGCAGAATCGTTTTCACCAAAAGCGATTGTTCCACTATGCGCCAACGTAAACCGCAAAATGCGCTATATCCCAATCGAAAACTATTTAACTAAACAATTAAAGAAACAAGGCATAGTAGAACAAGAAGCAGATCAAATGCTAAAAAACTATCTTCCTGAAATTGATGTAATGACGGAAGCGCGTGCTACATTCTACAAAAACGTAGCGCGAGACATTGAAAAAATTCATGTTCCAACAATGATTGGTCAAGGCTGCCAAGATGAAGAAATCGACGCAGATAACGCCAATTATATCTTTAAGCACATTCATACAAATGATAAACAATTATGTTTCTATGCAGGATCAGGACATGATATCGTGAACGACTGTGAGAAAGACATTTTAGAAGAAGACTTAATTTACTTCTTAGACGATTTAGTTTGGCTTGAGGAAAAAGTTGTTTAA
- the tpiA gene encoding triose-phosphate isomerase has product MRKPIIAGNWKMNKTAAKAGQFAEDVKNNVPSSDAVESVVAAPALFLQELVRLTEGTNLRVAAQNCYFEDEGAFTGEISPFALADLGVSYVIIGHSERREYFHETDEDINKKAHAIFKHGMTPIICCGETLDQREAGQTDTWVRGQIRAALAGLTEEQVIKSVIAYEPIWAIGTGKSSTSADANETCAVIRAEVADAVSQKAADAVRIQYGGSVKPENIADYLAESDIDGALVGGASLEPASFLALLEAVK; this is encoded by the coding sequence ATGCGTAAACCAATTATTGCTGGTAACTGGAAAATGAATAAAACTGCTGCAAAAGCAGGACAATTTGCAGAAGACGTAAAAAATAACGTGCCATCAAGCGATGCTGTTGAATCAGTAGTTGCTGCACCGGCTCTATTTTTACAAGAATTAGTTCGTCTTACTGAAGGAACTAATCTTCGCGTAGCTGCACAAAACTGTTATTTTGAAGACGAAGGTGCTTTCACTGGCGAAATTAGCCCGTTTGCACTTGCTGATTTAGGTGTTTCTTATGTTATTATCGGACACTCTGAACGTCGTGAGTATTTCCACGAAACAGACGAAGATATTAACAAAAAAGCACATGCAATCTTCAAACACGGCATGACACCAATCATTTGCTGTGGTGAAACATTAGATCAACGTGAAGCTGGTCAAACAGATACTTGGGTACGTGGTCAAATCCGTGCAGCTCTTGCTGGATTAACGGAAGAACAAGTAATCAAATCTGTTATTGCTTATGAACCAATTTGGGCAATCGGTACTGGGAAGTCTTCCACAAGTGCTGATGCAAACGAAACTTGTGCAGTTATTCGTGCAGAAGTTGCAGACGCTGTATCTCAAAAAGCAGCAGACGCAGTTCGTATTCAATACGGCGGTAGCGTAAAACCTGAAAACATTGCTGATTATCTTGCAGAGTCCGACATTGACGGCGCTCTTGTAGGTGGAGCAAGCTTAGAACCAGCATCGTTCTTAGCATTATTGGAGGCAGTAAAATAA
- the eno gene encoding phosphopyruvate hydratase, translating into MSIITEVYAREVLDSRGNPTVEVEVYTEAGAFGRALVPSGASTGEYEAVELRDGDKARYLGKGVLKAVENVNDIIADKIIGFDVTDQIGIDKAMIELDGTPNKGKLGANAILGVSLAAARAAADELGVHLYEYLGGVNGKVLPVPMMNILNGGEHADNNVDVQEFMVMPVGAPNFKEALRMGAEILHALKAVLKGKGLNTGVGDEGGFAPNLKSNEEALETIMQAIKDAGYKPGEEVKLAMDAASSEFYNRETGKYELKGEGVTRTSEEMVTWYEEMITKYPIISIEDGLDENDWDGFKLLTERIGDRVQLVGDDLFVTNTTKLKEGIEKGIANSILIKVNQIGTLTETLDAIEMAKRAGYTAVISHRSGETEDSTIADIAVATNAGQIKTGAPTRTDRVAKYNQLLRIEDNLADLAEYHGNETFYNLKK; encoded by the coding sequence ATGTCTATTATTACTGAAGTTTATGCTCGCGAAGTCTTAGATTCCCGTGGTAACCCAACTGTTGAGGTTGAAGTTTATACTGAAGCTGGTGCGTTTGGTCGCGCTTTAGTTCCAAGTGGTGCTTCAACTGGTGAATACGAAGCTGTAGAATTACGCGATGGCGACAAAGCTCGTTACCTTGGAAAAGGTGTTTTAAAAGCTGTTGAAAACGTAAACGACATTATTGCTGACAAAATTATCGGTTTTGACGTAACTGACCAAATCGGAATTGACAAAGCAATGATCGAACTTGATGGTACACCTAACAAAGGTAAATTAGGTGCTAACGCTATTCTTGGTGTTTCTTTAGCTGCTGCTCGTGCTGCTGCTGACGAACTAGGCGTACATTTATATGAATATCTTGGCGGAGTGAACGGTAAAGTTCTTCCAGTTCCAATGATGAACATCCTTAACGGCGGAGAACATGCTGATAACAATGTCGACGTTCAAGAATTTATGGTAATGCCTGTTGGAGCTCCAAACTTTAAAGAAGCTCTACGTATGGGTGCTGAAATCCTACACGCACTTAAAGCTGTACTTAAAGGTAAAGGCTTAAACACTGGTGTTGGTGATGAAGGTGGATTCGCTCCAAACCTTAAATCCAATGAAGAAGCTCTTGAAACAATCATGCAAGCAATTAAAGATGCTGGTTACAAACCTGGCGAAGAAGTTAAACTTGCGATGGATGCTGCATCAAGTGAGTTCTATAACCGTGAAACTGGTAAATACGAACTTAAAGGTGAAGGCGTAACTCGTACTTCTGAAGAAATGGTAACTTGGTATGAAGAAATGATTACTAAATATCCAATCATCTCTATTGAAGATGGCCTAGACGAAAACGACTGGGACGGATTCAAACTACTTACAGAACGTATTGGTGACCGCGTTCAATTAGTAGGTGACGATCTATTTGTAACTAACACAACTAAACTTAAAGAAGGTATCGAAAAAGGTATCGCTAACTCCATCCTAATCAAAGTTAACCAAATCGGTACTTTGACTGAAACATTGGATGCAATTGAAATGGCTAAACGCGCTGGCTACACTGCAGTTATCTCTCACCGTTCTGGTGAAACAGAAGATTCCACAATCGCTGACATTGCAGTAGCTACAAACGCTGGTCAAATCAAAACTGGTGCGCCTACTCGTACTGACCGTGTTGCAAAATATAACCAATTACTCCGCATCGAAGACAATTTGGCTGATCTTGCTGAATACCATGGTAACGAAACTTTCTACAACTTAAAAAAATAA
- a CDS encoding alpha/beta fold hydrolase gives MIAEINGINLFYQIIGKGEPILLIHGNGQNHRSLKRLIDDLSTNHQVIAVDSRAHGKSEAGNTPLDFEVMALDMLSLLDYLKIDKYKVIGYSDGGIVALVMGKMQPNRQIASVVIGTNYHVNQIRFLPDLFCRVAYGAAFLLAPFSRFFERMKRQLALTIYHPHMSEADLQKISAPLLAVVGEYDLISSEDTKKMVHSVQHGEMVIVRNGLHYLPRQKPKQLLQLIHSFFSNLSAEIHK, from the coding sequence ATGATTGCAGAAATCAATGGAATTAACTTGTTTTATCAAATAATCGGTAAAGGCGAACCAATCTTGCTTATTCACGGGAATGGTCAAAATCATCGTTCTTTAAAGCGGCTGATTGACGACCTCTCGACTAATCATCAAGTAATCGCCGTAGATAGCCGCGCACACGGGAAAAGTGAAGCGGGAAATACACCGCTTGATTTTGAAGTAATGGCGCTAGATATGCTTTCATTACTCGATTATTTGAAAATTGATAAATATAAAGTTATCGGATATAGCGACGGCGGTATTGTTGCTCTCGTAATGGGGAAAATGCAACCGAACCGTCAAATCGCATCCGTTGTTATCGGAACAAACTATCATGTAAATCAAATACGATTTTTACCAGATTTATTTTGTCGCGTCGCCTACGGGGCTGCATTTCTTTTAGCGCCATTTAGTCGCTTTTTTGAGCGGATGAAACGACAACTTGCTTTAACGATTTATCATCCACATATGTCAGAAGCAGATTTACAAAAAATAAGCGCACCACTTTTAGCTGTTGTGGGTGAATATGATTTAATATCTTCCGAAGATACGAAGAAAATGGTGCATTCTGTTCAACACGGTGAAATGGTTATTGTAAGAAATGGACTTCATTATTTACCGCGGCAAAAACCGAAACAATTGTTACAATTAATTCATAGTTTCTTTTCTAATTTAAGCGCAGAAATTCACAAATAA
- the gpmI gene encoding 2,3-bisphosphoglycerate-independent phosphoglycerate mutase — protein sequence MSKSPVAIIILDGFGKRAETVGNAVAQANKPNFDRYWANFPHGELKAAGLDVGLPEGQMGNSEVGHTNIGAGRIVYQSLTRIDKAIEEGEFQENKALNNAFTHTKENNSDLHLFGLLSDGGVHSHINHLVALLETAKDKGVKNVYIHAFLDGRDVAPQSSLEYLETLQKAISDLNYGAIATVSGRFYAMDRDKRWERVEKAYKAIVSAEGEKFEDPIELVKASYANDKNDEFVVPAIITKDGKPVATVKDNDAVIFFNFRPDRAIQLSNAFTDKEWDHFDRGADHPKNIKFVTMTLYNPSIDAEVAFEPIEMKNVIGEVLSNEGLSQLRIAETEKYPHVTFFMNGGRNEEFPGENRILINSPKVETYDLQPEMSAYEVTDALVEDIKNDKHDAIILNFANPDMVGHSGMLEPTIKAIEAVDENLGRVVDLILEKGGSAIIFADHGNSETMSTPEGKPHTAHTTVPVPVIVTKKGVTLREGGRLADVAPTMLDLLGVKKPAEMTGESLIQK from the coding sequence ATGAGTAAATCACCTGTAGCAATTATTATCCTCGATGGTTTTGGTAAACGTGCAGAAACAGTAGGTAATGCTGTAGCTCAAGCAAACAAACCAAATTTCGACCGTTATTGGGCTAATTTTCCTCACGGGGAACTTAAAGCTGCCGGCCTTGATGTTGGTCTTCCAGAAGGTCAAATGGGTAACTCTGAAGTTGGCCATACAAACATCGGAGCTGGACGTATTGTCTACCAAAGCTTAACTCGTATTGACAAAGCTATTGAAGAAGGCGAATTCCAAGAGAACAAAGCCCTAAACAATGCTTTCACTCATACAAAAGAAAACAACTCGGACTTACATCTTTTCGGTTTACTATCAGACGGCGGCGTGCATAGTCACATTAATCACCTCGTTGCACTTTTAGAAACTGCGAAAGATAAAGGCGTGAAAAACGTTTATATCCATGCATTCCTTGATGGACGTGACGTGGCACCACAATCCTCACTAGAATATTTAGAAACACTACAAAAAGCTATTAGTGACTTAAACTATGGCGCGATTGCTACTGTTTCTGGACGTTTCTACGCGATGGATCGTGATAAACGCTGGGAACGTGTTGAAAAAGCATACAAAGCAATCGTAAGCGCTGAAGGTGAAAAATTTGAAGATCCAATCGAACTTGTCAAAGCTTCTTATGCTAATGACAAAAATGATGAATTCGTTGTTCCTGCTATCATTACTAAAGATGGCAAACCTGTTGCAACAGTTAAAGACAACGATGCAGTTATTTTCTTCAATTTCCGTCCTGACCGTGCGATTCAACTTTCTAATGCATTCACTGATAAAGAATGGGATCATTTCGACCGTGGGGCAGATCACCCTAAAAACATCAAATTCGTTACAATGACTCTTTACAACCCAAGCATTGATGCTGAAGTTGCTTTTGAGCCAATTGAAATGAAAAATGTTATCGGCGAAGTACTTTCTAATGAAGGCTTATCGCAACTGCGTATCGCTGAAACAGAAAAATATCCACACGTAACATTCTTTATGAATGGTGGACGAAATGAAGAATTCCCTGGTGAAAACCGGATTCTAATCAATTCGCCAAAAGTAGAAACATACGATTTGCAACCTGAAATGAGCGCATATGAAGTAACAGATGCACTTGTTGAAGACATTAAAAACGACAAACACGATGCGATTATCTTAAACTTCGCAAACCCAGATATGGTTGGACACTCAGGTATGCTTGAGCCAACGATTAAGGCAATCGAAGCAGTAGATGAAAATCTTGGTCGTGTAGTAGATCTTATTTTAGAAAAAGGTGGTTCAGCTATTATCTTTGCTGACCATGGTAACTCTGAAACAATGTCTACTCCAGAAGGAAAACCGCACACTGCGCACACTACCGTTCCAGTTCCAGTAATTGTAACGAAAAAAGGTGTAACGCTTCGTGAAGGTGGTCGTCTGGCTGACGTTGCGCCAACTATGCTTGATTTACTTGGCGTTAAAAAACCTGCCGAAATGACAGGTGAAAGTTTAATTCAAAAATAA
- a CDS encoding carboxylesterase, producing the protein MKITPPQPFLFEKGKRAVLLLHGFTGSSADVRILGRFLQENDYTCYAPQYRGHGVSPDLLLKTGPNDWWEDVLEAYDHLKSLGYTEIAVAGLSLGGLFSLKLGFSRPLKGIIAMSTPTRMDSSSPIIQGFLDYVRNYKKLEGKTPEQIDAEMVAYKDAPMNTIAKLKDEINGVVAEIDMIYAPIMVVQGEKDDMVDVSGAQLIYDTVESTKKELRWFKESGHVITLDKERKEVNQAILTFLDSLDWQE; encoded by the coding sequence ATGAAAATAACACCACCACAACCATTCCTATTCGAAAAAGGCAAAAGAGCAGTGTTACTCTTACACGGTTTCACAGGTAGCTCAGCGGATGTAAGAATATTAGGTAGGTTTTTACAAGAAAACGATTATACTTGCTATGCGCCTCAATACAGAGGCCACGGTGTATCTCCTGACCTACTGTTAAAAACGGGACCAAACGATTGGTGGGAAGATGTTCTTGAAGCCTATGATCACCTAAAATCACTCGGTTACACGGAAATCGCTGTAGCGGGACTTTCGCTAGGTGGACTTTTTTCACTAAAATTAGGTTTTTCTAGGCCGTTAAAGGGAATTATAGCCATGAGTACTCCAACAAGAATGGACAGTTCATCACCAATAATTCAAGGCTTTTTAGATTATGTGCGTAATTATAAAAAATTAGAAGGTAAAACACCTGAACAAATCGATGCTGAAATGGTTGCCTATAAAGACGCCCCAATGAACACCATCGCTAAACTAAAGGACGAGATAAATGGCGTCGTGGCTGAAATAGATATGATTTATGCGCCAATAATGGTCGTCCAAGGTGAAAAAGACGATATGGTTGATGTGAGCGGAGCGCAGCTAATTTATGATACAGTAGAGTCAACGAAGAAAGAATTACGCTGGTTTAAAGAATCTGGTCATGTCATCACTTTAGACAAAGAACGAAAAGAAGTAAATCAAGCCATTTTAACATTTTTAGATAGTTTAGATTGGCAAGAATAG
- the rnr gene encoding ribonuclease R: protein MEQKQMEEKIMNLLTSAPDKTFALEDLEIEIALNNADDFKLMVKALVKLEDSGTIVRSRKNRYALPEKMDLVKGTFRAHERGFGFVLPEEKEMDDIFIPPNEVKDAMNGDLVFATITKRKGDNLAEGTIKKIVERKTTQIVGTYMEDLAGTPIVMPDDKRLFGEVEIDLEDGLKPVDGHKVIVELTEYATGHARARGVVKSIIGHRNDPGVDILSIIHKHGISIGFPEEVMEQVSKAPDVVDDSDIGNRRDLRDQMIITIDGADAKDLDDAVTVTQLPNGNWKLGVHIADVTHYVTEGSPLDVEAQERGTSVYLVDRVIPMLPHKLSNGICSLNPQVDRFTMSCEMEIDEEGHVVNHEIFESIIKTTERMTYTDVNDILVENDEALREKYAPIVPMLEKMQHLAEILRRKREKRGAIDFDFKEARVVVDEDGHPEAVVMRERSAGEHLIEEFMLAANETVAEHFHWMDVPFIYRIHEDPKEDKLARFFEFITNFGLIVKGTANDIHPAALQQVLEEVKGKPEEMVVSTVMLRSMQQAKYDTVSAGHFGLSTDFYTHFTSPIRRYPDLIVHRLIREYLINGDVRPETLEKRAEELPEIAEHSSKMERRAVEAERETDELKKTEFMVDKVGERFIGIISSVTNFGLFIELPTTIEGLVHVSAMKGDYFKFHQNQLAMIGERTGQIYRIGDEVEVEVTKVDVDAREIDFALRSEGKPGPVSDKQKRQREKPIDKTRNFKSNQKKGRNKRRTGNSDETKPKTERKDDEWYTKPKKKKKKKPFYQGVAKESPKKKKRR, encoded by the coding sequence GTGGAACAAAAACAAATGGAAGAAAAAATTATGAATCTATTAACTTCAGCGCCTGATAAAACATTTGCGCTTGAAGATTTGGAAATAGAAATAGCTTTAAATAATGCGGATGATTTTAAATTAATGGTGAAAGCTTTAGTGAAACTGGAAGATTCCGGAACTATTGTCCGCTCAAGGAAGAATCGGTATGCATTACCAGAAAAAATGGACTTAGTAAAAGGAACGTTTCGCGCGCATGAACGAGGTTTTGGCTTTGTTCTCCCGGAAGAAAAAGAAATGGACGATATTTTTATCCCACCAAATGAAGTAAAAGATGCAATGAATGGCGATTTAGTTTTTGCAACGATTACGAAACGTAAAGGCGATAATTTGGCAGAGGGTACGATTAAGAAAATTGTCGAACGGAAGACAACGCAAATCGTCGGAACTTATATGGAAGACTTAGCTGGTACTCCAATTGTGATGCCGGATGATAAGCGACTTTTCGGTGAAGTGGAAATTGATTTAGAGGATGGCTTAAAACCAGTCGACGGGCATAAAGTTATCGTTGAATTGACGGAATATGCAACTGGACATGCGCGTGCAAGAGGGGTTGTTAAATCAATCATCGGTCATCGCAATGACCCAGGTGTGGATATTTTATCGATTATTCATAAACACGGTATTTCAATCGGGTTCCCGGAAGAAGTAATGGAGCAAGTAAGTAAAGCGCCAGATGTGGTTGATGATTCGGATATTGGTAACCGTCGTGATCTTCGTGACCAAATGATTATTACGATTGACGGGGCAGACGCTAAAGATTTAGACGATGCTGTAACGGTTACGCAACTACCGAATGGCAACTGGAAGCTAGGTGTTCATATTGCGGATGTAACGCATTATGTGACAGAAGGCTCGCCGCTTGATGTCGAAGCGCAAGAACGTGGAACGAGTGTTTATTTGGTTGACCGCGTAATTCCGATGTTGCCACATAAACTATCGAACGGGATTTGCTCGCTTAACCCACAAGTAGATCGTTTTACTATGAGTTGTGAAATGGAAATCGATGAAGAAGGTCATGTGGTTAACCACGAAATTTTTGAAAGTATTATTAAAACAACGGAACGTATGACGTATACGGATGTAAATGATATTTTAGTTGAAAATGACGAAGCTTTGCGTGAAAAATATGCGCCAATCGTTCCAATGCTTGAAAAGATGCAACATTTGGCCGAAATCCTTCGCCGTAAACGTGAAAAACGTGGCGCGATTGATTTTGACTTTAAAGAAGCACGTGTAGTTGTTGATGAAGACGGTCATCCAGAAGCAGTTGTGATGCGCGAACGTTCAGCGGGAGAGCATTTGATTGAAGAGTTTATGCTTGCTGCCAATGAAACAGTTGCAGAGCATTTCCACTGGATGGATGTACCATTTATTTACCGTATCCATGAAGATCCAAAAGAAGATAAATTAGCGCGGTTCTTTGAATTTATTACGAACTTTGGTTTGATTGTGAAGGGGACTGCTAACGATATTCACCCAGCTGCTTTACAACAAGTACTAGAAGAAGTAAAAGGTAAACCGGAAGAGATGGTTGTTTCGACTGTTATGCTGCGTTCGATGCAACAAGCGAAGTATGACACAGTAAGCGCCGGACACTTTGGTTTGTCTACTGATTTCTATACACATTTCACGTCACCAATTCGTCGGTACCCGGATTTGATCGTTCACAGGTTGATTAGAGAGTATTTAATTAATGGGGATGTTCGTCCGGAAACGTTAGAAAAACGCGCTGAGGAGCTTCCTGAGATTGCTGAACATAGCTCGAAAATGGAGCGCCGTGCCGTTGAAGCAGAGCGCGAAACAGACGAACTGAAGAAAACAGAATTCATGGTCGACAAAGTGGGTGAACGTTTCATCGGAATCATTAGTTCCGTAACCAATTTTGGCTTATTTATCGAACTACCGACAACGATTGAAGGCCTTGTCCATGTGAGCGCAATGAAAGGCGATTATTTCAAATTCCACCAAAATCAATTAGCGATGATTGGCGAAAGAACAGGCCAAATTTATCGTATTGGTGATGAAGTGGAAGTCGAAGTAACCAAAGTAGACGTGGATGCTCGTGAAATCGATTTTGCCCTTCGTAGTGAAGGTAAACCAGGTCCAGTGAGCGATAAACAAAAACGCCAACGCGAAAAACCGATCGATAAAACTAGAAACTTCAAGAGTAACCAAAAAAAAGGTCGTAATAAACGTAGAACTGGTAATTCAGATGAAACGAAACCAAAAACAGAACGCAAAGATGACGAATGGTATACTAAACCTAAAAAGAAAAAGAAGAAAAAACCTTTTTATCAAGGTGTAGCAAAAGAAAGCCCGAAGAAGAAAAAACGTCGCTAG
- the smpB gene encoding SsrA-binding protein SmpB gives MPKGDGKLVAQNKKARHDYAIEETFEAGIVLQGTEIKSVRNARVNLKDSYARIDKGEIFLHNMHISPYEQGNRYNHDPLRTRKLLLHKKQISRLIGETKESGYSIVPLKMYIKDGYAKVLIGVARGKKKYDKRQDLKQKEAKRDIERAFKERQQ, from the coding sequence ATGCCAAAAGGTGATGGTAAGCTAGTCGCGCAAAATAAAAAAGCGCGCCACGATTACGCAATTGAAGAAACTTTTGAGGCTGGCATTGTCCTGCAAGGTACTGAAATTAAATCCGTAAGAAACGCACGGGTAAACTTAAAAGATTCCTATGCACGTATCGACAAAGGGGAAATTTTCTTACACAATATGCATATTAGTCCATATGAACAAGGGAACCGCTACAATCATGATCCACTAAGAACGCGCAAGTTGCTCTTACATAAGAAGCAAATCAGCCGTTTAATTGGAGAAACGAAAGAGTCCGGTTATTCGATTGTTCCACTAAAAATGTATATTAAAGATGGCTACGCAAAAGTACTCATCGGTGTAGCTCGAGGTAAAAAGAAATACGATAAACGCCAAGACTTAAAACAAAAAGAAGCAAAACGTGATATCGAACGCGCTTTTAAAGAGCGTCAACAATAA
- a CDS encoding helix-turn-helix domain-containing protein — MQNVGDTLKFIRKSKNLTQQEACTGALSRSNYQKIENNKIMPSMDRFIQLLLNFNMTLEEFEFVKRDFTPSPKENILYLYSKIITSSETDILLNVISKCDEYLATQNDYFISDIKASLEGILLVEKEHDFELARQKVSYIWDRLSEADELFWNDILILRNIFFIFENETAQHIVNRLIKQLKKYRYLHPTLPIEISLHVNRATYLILDEKYELALHYIEQSIKIAKQNHYYLQFCMAIAKKGIVLYKLGQKQDGKRFMQRALRVAKFLEEERILNGIKNEIDYFLHDELQNLSLNEFTKIDI; from the coding sequence ATGCAAAATGTTGGTGATACGTTAAAATTTATTCGAAAAAGCAAAAACCTCACACAACAAGAAGCTTGTACAGGAGCACTTAGTCGTTCTAATTACCAGAAAATCGAGAACAACAAAATCATGCCTAGCATGGACCGATTTATTCAACTTTTACTTAATTTCAATATGACTTTAGAAGAATTTGAGTTTGTAAAACGGGACTTCACACCTTCACCAAAAGAAAATATTCTTTATTTATACTCCAAAATCATTACTTCCTCAGAGACAGATATTTTACTGAATGTTATTTCCAAATGCGATGAGTACTTAGCAACTCAAAACGATTATTTCATTTCGGATATTAAAGCTTCTCTGGAAGGCATTTTATTAGTTGAAAAAGAGCATGATTTTGAGCTTGCTAGACAGAAAGTTTCCTACATTTGGGATAGACTTTCAGAAGCCGACGAGCTATTTTGGAATGATATATTGATTTTAAGAAACATCTTTTTTATCTTTGAAAATGAAACCGCCCAGCATATCGTTAACCGTTTAATTAAACAATTGAAGAAATATCGTTACTTGCATCCGACCTTGCCGATTGAAATTTCGCTTCATGTTAACCGGGCGACCTATTTAATTCTCGATGAAAAATATGAGCTTGCTTTACATTATATTGAGCAGTCTATTAAAATCGCGAAACAAAATCACTATTATCTTCAATTTTGTATGGCCATTGCTAAAAAGGGCATTGTTTTGTATAAACTTGGTCAAAAGCAAGACGGTAAAAGATTCATGCAACGAGCGCTTCGGGTAGCAAAATTTCTGGAAGAAGAACGCATTCTAAATGGTATCAAAAATGAAATAGATTATTTTCTTCACGATGAACTTCAAAATCTCTCTTTAAACGAATTTACAAAAATCGACATATAA